The proteins below are encoded in one region of Flavobacterium nackdongense:
- a CDS encoding RNA polymerase sigma factor — protein sequence MSDDLEQSFVQQLKANQNIIHKICRLYTNGEDAHKDLFQEITIQLWKAFPKFRGDSKFSTWAYRVALNTAITLYRKSTRSVKTIDYESQQYFISNEDYNYEEEERLKLMYKAVYQLNDIEKALVYMYLEDKDYGEISETLGISEVNARVKMNRIKGKLKKILNP from the coding sequence ATGAGCGACGATTTAGAACAATCATTTGTGCAGCAATTGAAGGCCAATCAGAATATAATCCACAAGATTTGTAGGTTGTATACGAATGGTGAGGACGCGCATAAGGATTTGTTTCAGGAAATCACCATTCAGCTTTGGAAAGCTTTTCCGAAGTTTCGAGGCGATAGTAAATTTTCGACTTGGGCCTATCGGGTCGCTTTGAATACTGCGATTACTTTGTACCGAAAAAGTACCCGTTCCGTAAAAACGATAGATTATGAATCACAGCAATATTTTATTAGCAATGAGGATTATAATTATGAAGAAGAGGAACGCTTAAAACTGATGTATAAGGCGGTTTACCAGCTGAATGATATCGAAAAAGCCTTGGTTTATATGTACCTCGAAGATAAGGATTATGGTGAAATTTCGGAAACTTTAGGAATTAGCGAAGTGAATGCAAGGGTGAAAATGAATAGAATAAAAGGGAAATTGAAAAAAATTCTGAATCCCTAA
- a CDS encoding type II toxin-antitoxin system PemK/MazF family toxin, with amino-acid sequence MKKGDIVLLSFPFTDLKGKKIRPALVLVVSDLDVIVAFITTQFKWKNTFDIILEPNDLNGLKKTSLVRVSKITTIDKDLILGKLGELDSLDIQSINKSLIKILNL; translated from the coding sequence ATGAAAAAAGGAGATATAGTTCTTCTTTCTTTTCCCTTTACCGATTTGAAAGGCAAAAAAATAAGACCGGCCTTGGTTTTAGTCGTATCCGATTTGGATGTAATTGTGGCTTTTATTACAACTCAATTCAAATGGAAAAATACGTTTGACATTATTTTAGAACCAAATGATTTGAATGGGTTAAAGAAGACATCATTGGTTCGGGTGTCTAAAATCACCACAATCGACAAAGATTTAATTCTCGGAAAATTAGGCGAATTGGATTCGTTGGATATTCAAAGCATCAACAAAAGTCTAATCAAGATTTTGAATTTATAA
- a CDS encoding aminoacyl-histidine dipeptidase, giving the protein MSKEIRNLEPKALWNKFADLNAVPRPSKKEERVIEFMKNFGNSLGLETFEDEIRNVIIRKPATTGMENRKPIVLQGHLDMVHQKNADTVFDFDKQGIDMYVDGDWVRARGTTLGADNGLGVAMMMAILESKEIKHPAIEALFTIDEETGMTGALNLKGGILKGEILLNMDTEEDDEIDIGCAGGIDVTATRSYQEEETPEDSVGYTITVKGLNGGHSGIDIHKGLGNANKIMNRLLFDAFENFGLQVAEINGGSLRNAIPRESVAKVIVAGMYDEAYIFDMQEIINDIKTEYKTTEPNLTIEIVKSDLPKKVMDLGVQEGIIRSIYAAHNGVYRMSADMEDLVETSNNIARVIIKEGEISISCLTRSSVETSKMDLANALRSAFELCGCEVNFAGSYPGWTPNVKSEILDLLVTIYEKQNNEKPKVVACHAGLECGILGTNYPDMDMISFGPTIQGAHSPDERASIKSSQKFWKFVLEILENIPVK; this is encoded by the coding sequence ATGAGCAAAGAAATAAGAAATCTAGAACCCAAAGCGCTTTGGAATAAATTTGCCGATTTAAACGCCGTTCCTCGACCTTCCAAAAAAGAAGAACGCGTTATCGAGTTTATGAAAAACTTCGGAAATTCACTGGGATTGGAAACCTTTGAAGACGAAATCCGCAATGTCATTATTCGTAAACCTGCCACAACTGGAATGGAAAATCGCAAACCCATTGTCCTACAAGGGCATTTGGATATGGTGCATCAAAAAAATGCGGATACCGTTTTTGATTTCGACAAACAAGGAATCGATATGTATGTCGATGGAGATTGGGTTCGTGCTCGCGGAACTACTTTAGGTGCTGATAATGGTCTTGGAGTGGCGATGATGATGGCAATTTTAGAATCAAAAGAAATCAAACATCCCGCAATTGAAGCTTTGTTTACCATTGACGAAGAAACCGGAATGACAGGCGCTTTAAACCTAAAGGGCGGAATCCTGAAAGGTGAAATCCTTTTGAATATGGACACCGAAGAAGATGACGAAATCGACATAGGTTGTGCTGGAGGAATCGATGTTACAGCTACTCGAAGTTATCAAGAAGAGGAAACTCCTGAAGATTCGGTTGGTTATACTATCACGGTTAAAGGTTTGAATGGCGGACATTCAGGAATAGATATTCATAAAGGATTGGGTAATGCCAACAAAATAATGAATCGTTTGTTGTTTGATGCTTTCGAAAATTTCGGACTTCAAGTAGCAGAAATTAATGGTGGAAGTTTACGCAATGCGATTCCTCGTGAAAGCGTTGCCAAAGTTATTGTTGCTGGGATGTATGACGAAGCATACATTTTCGATATGCAGGAAATTATCAACGACATCAAAACCGAATATAAAACTACTGAACCGAATTTGACTATCGAAATTGTGAAAAGCGATTTACCGAAAAAAGTTATGGATTTGGGTGTTCAGGAAGGAATTATTCGTTCGATTTATGCCGCTCACAACGGCGTTTACCGAATGTCGGCCGATATGGAAGATTTGGTTGAAACTTCAAATAATATTGCGAGAGTGATTATCAAAGAGGGCGAAATTTCAATTAGCTGTTTGACACGTTCTTCGGTAGAAACTTCCAAAATGGATTTGGCCAATGCCTTGCGTTCTGCTTTCGAATTGTGCGGTTGCGAAGTAAACTTTGCGGGTTCTTATCCGGGTTGGACACCTAATGTCAAATCTGAAATTTTGGATTTATTGGTTACAATCTACGAAAAACAAAACAACGAAAAACCAAAAGTTGTCGCTTGTCACGCCGGTTTAGAATGTGGCATTCTGGGAACCAATTATCCTGATATGGATATGATTTCTTTTGGACCAACCATTCAGGGAGCGCATTCGCCAGACGAAAGAGCTTCGATTAAATCTTCTCAAAAATTCTGGAAATTTGTATTGGAAATTTTAGAGAATATACCTGTGAAGTAG
- a CDS encoding DUF3810 domain-containing protein: MQRKYILPLFLLFQILFLKIIAFFPEFVERFYSNGLYVYVSKISRITLGKIPFSVGDIIYGILIVYLLKSIWKTRKTWKLQWKNNILKILNVLSVAYFLFHFLWAMNYYRQPLFEKMKIERDYTDGDLLDFTKKLIAKTNEIQSQITKNDSLKVVFPYSDEQVFEMNLNGYKKLSSQYPFFKYTHPSIKKSLFSLPLTYMGFGGYLNPFTNEAQVNYLMPKYNLPMTSCHEIAHQMGFGSESECNFIGFMASVKNENLYFQYSGYSTALRYCLSNWYARDAKVFDQLLKTIHPGILKNYQESEEFWKQYDTFIDEGFHLFYDNFLKINQQKDGMESYSKFVNLMVNYYKGKDL, encoded by the coding sequence ATGCAACGCAAATACATTCTTCCTCTATTTCTCCTATTTCAAATTCTATTTCTGAAAATAATCGCCTTTTTTCCAGAATTTGTAGAACGTTTTTACAGCAATGGATTGTATGTTTATGTTTCGAAAATTTCGAGAATAACGCTAGGGAAAATTCCTTTTTCAGTGGGAGATATCATCTATGGAATCCTGATTGTATATCTTTTGAAATCAATTTGGAAAACCCGAAAAACTTGGAAATTGCAATGGAAAAATAATATTCTAAAAATTTTAAATGTGCTTTCGGTAGCCTATTTTCTTTTTCACTTTTTATGGGCAATGAATTATTACCGCCAACCGCTTTTCGAAAAAATGAAAATCGAAAGAGATTACACGGATGGCGATTTGTTGGATTTTACCAAAAAACTGATTGCCAAAACGAACGAAATTCAATCCCAAATCACGAAAAACGATAGTCTGAAAGTAGTATTTCCGTATTCGGATGAACAAGTTTTCGAGATGAATTTAAACGGTTACAAAAAACTTTCCAGTCAATATCCTTTTTTTAAATATACACATCCAAGCATCAAGAAATCGCTCTTTAGTTTGCCGTTGACGTATATGGGTTTTGGTGGGTATTTGAATCCGTTTACAAATGAAGCGCAAGTGAATTATTTGATGCCAAAATACAATTTACCAATGACTTCTTGCCACGAAATAGCGCACCAAATGGGTTTTGGCAGCGAAAGTGAGTGCAATTTTATTGGGTTTATGGCTTCTGTAAAAAATGAGAATTTATACTTTCAGTATTCGGGATATAGTACTGCTTTGCGGTACTGTTTGAGTAATTGGTATGCTCGAGATGCAAAAGTTTTTGACCAATTATTGAAAACCATTCATCCCGGAATTTTGAAAAATTATCAGGAAAGCGAGGAATTCTGGAAGCAATATGATACTTTTATTGATGAAGGATTCCATCTTTTTTACGACAACTTCCTGAAAATAAACCAACAAAAAGACGGAATGGAGAGTTATAGCAAATTCGTGAACTTGATGGTGAATTATTACAAGGGGAAAGATCTTTAA